GAGCGCTTCGAAGGTGTCCTGCGCGTGGTAGGCGTGGAGCGCGCGGACCTCGAGCGGCAAGGGGAGCGGCTCGCCGTCGCGGCCCACGAGCGCGCGCGCGTGGAGGTCACGCCGCACGGCGACGGGCGTCGTGGCGAGCGCGATCTCGCGGAGGAGCGGGTGCGCCGCGCGGAAGCCGCCGAGCTCTTGCTCGATCATGCCCGCGGAGCGGAGGACGGCGAGGAGCTGGACGGTGTTGCGATCCGAGGGCAAGAGCCGCTCGATGTCCTCCATCTGCGCGTCGTCGCCGAGGACGGTGACGGCCTGCAGGACGCGGCGCGCCTCGGGCGGCAGGCGCTCGATGCGCTGGGCGACGAGATCGCCGAGGCGCGCAGGCGGGTTCGTGCCGCCCTCCGAGGAGAAGCGGAGGAACTGATCGAGGTAGAGCGGCGAGATCGAGCGCCCGCCGTTCTGGCCGAGGGTCGCGGCGTGAGGCTGGGCGACCATCTGCGAGACGAGGTCGAGGGGCAACCCTTCGAGCACACGCGTCGCGCCGGCCCAGCCGGGATCGAAGCCGGGCAGGTGCGTCGAGACGACGAGCAGCGGGTGGATCGGGGGCTCGACGACGACGTCGGCGAAGGCGTTGCGGCTGGCGCCGTCGACCGCATGCAGGTCGTCGATCGCGAGCAAAACGAGGCGGCCCTCGTTGCGCTCGTGCGCGCGCATGATGGCCCAGCGGAGGGCCTCGGCGGCGGTGAAGCGTCGATCGTCGGGCTGGACGATGCCGGCGGGAGGCTTCGACCACATGTTGACGCTCGGATGCGGAGCGCTGCGGTCCTTCTTGCCGAAGATGGCCATGAGGCCGGCGCGCGCCTCGGGGGTCGCGCCGCGCCACTCGTGGGGCTCTCCGCCGCCGTGCGGCAACGACGCGAGCGCCACGATCGCCTCGCGCAGCACGTGGTAGCCGACGTCGGCGCCCCACGGATCGGGGCGGGTGAGCACGACGTAGTCGCCGGCGACGGACGCGAGGTGGATGAACTCCTGGAGCAGGCGCGTCTTGCCCATGCCGCCCTCGCCGACGATCCGCGCCGTGGCGAGGGTGCGATCGACGTCGAAGCGGAAGCTGTCGAGCCACTCGAGGTCACGCTCGCGCCCGACGAAGGGCAGCGGCAGCTCGGGCAAGCTCGAGAGGCGCACGCGCGGCGGCGGGCCCGAGACGGGCGGCGCGATGCGCCGGGGCTGGCTCATGGGCGGCTGGAGCGAGATACGCGCCCCGCACTCGCCGCAGAACTTCTGGTTGCGCGGCGCCATCGTGCCGCACGAGCCGCAGGCCACGCCGGGCTCCTCGACCGAGACCGAGGACGGCGGCGCCCCACGATCGAGCATCGCCGCGGCGGCGCGCAGCGCGAGGGTGAACTCGTCGGACGTCTGGTAGCGGCGGCTCACCTCCTTCTCCATCGCGCGCAGCGTCACGTCGACGAGCGGAAGCGGGATGTTGCGCGCCGGAGCGACGTCGAGCGGGTTCGGCGGAGGCACCGTGAGGTGCATGAGCACGACCTGCGTGGGCGACTCGGACTCGAACGGCAGCCGGCCCGTGAGGAGCTGGAAGAGCAGCACGCCGCACGTGTAGAGGTCGCTGCGCCCGTCGATCGGATCACCACGGCCCTGCTCGGGGGACATGTAGTCGGGCGTGCCGCAGACGATGCCGGGGCTCGTGATGTGCGTGCTCGGCACCTCGCGCATCTTCGCGAGGCCGAAGTCGACGACCTTCACGAAGTCGCCGCCGGTGCGCATCGGCTCGAGCACCACGTTCTCGGGCTTGAGATCGCGGTGGATGATCCCGAGGTGGTGCGCCTCGGCGAGGCCCGCGAGCACCTGGCACATGATGTCCACGATGCGGCGGAACGGCAGCGGCCCCTCTTCGTAGTCGACCCGCGCGAGGTCCCGCCCGCGCAGGAACTCCATCACGAGGTAGAGCTGGTTGCCGCTCTTTCCGAAGTCGAAGACGCTGACGATGTTCGGGTGGTTCAGGCGGCTCGCCGCGCGCGCCTCCGTGATGAACCGGACCGACGCGCTCTCGTCGCCGAGCAGGTGCGGGTGGATGATCTTGACGGCGACGGTGCGTCCGAGGGCCTTCTGCTCGGCGCGGTAGACGCGGCCCATGCCGCCCACGCCGATGAGCTCGAGGATGACGTAGCCGCCAGGGAGCGTCGTGCCGAGCAGCGGATCGTCGGCGCGTGATTGCACCTCCGAGATCGGAAAGCCGCAGACATGACAAAAGCGGTGTGCCGGATCGCACGCAGTGGCGCACTGAGGGCAGAGGACATCCGACACGCGCCGGAAGTTACCACGGTCGGGCCCGAGATTGCGCCGGTTCTGTCACGCCCGCCGCGGCTCCCCAACAACTGGTCGGTCCGCGCTGCGATCGGCTAACCTGCGGGCCGATGCCAACGCCGCGCCTCCGTCTCGGTCAGCTCCTCGTCGACGCAGGGCTGCTCTCGCAGCAAGACCTCGACGAGGTCCTCGCGCTCCAGAAAACCGACGGGCGACGCCTCGGCACGTTGCTGGTGGAGCGAGGGCACATCAACGAGACCCAGCTCACACAGATCCTCTCGCATCAACTGAGCGTGCCCTGGGTCTCGCTGCTGCACATCGAGTTCTCGCGGCAGCTCTTGAACCTGGTGCCGCACCACGTGGCCGAGCGCTTCTGCGTGGTGCCGATCTACGTCCGTCACGTGCGCGGGCAGGGCCAGACGCTCTACGTCGCGATGGACGATCCCTCGAACGAGGAGGGCCTGCGCGCCTGCAGCGAGCACTCGGGGCTGCCGGTGAAGGCGATGATCGCGCCGCCGAGCGACATCCGGGACGCGATCCGCGTGTACTACGACGTGCAGGTGGGCGCGCCGGCCGCGCAGACGCCGCTCACCGAGCCCGCGCCGATCGTCGAGCGCGACACGACGCCCGACGGCACGAGGCCCGAGGTCGCGCCGGAGACGGCCGCCGCCGCGGCCCTCGAGGAGACGCCGGCCGCGCCGTTCGTGGCAGCGGCGGTCGAGGCGCCGCAGGTCGAGGTCGCGGAGGTCACGGTGAGTTCGTTGGAGCTCAAAGCATCGGAGGCCGAGCGCTCGCCGAAGCCGCAGCCGAGCCCGACGCGCAGCGCGCCGAAGACGCCGCCGCCGCCGACGCAAGAGGCCGCCCCGATCGTCGAAGCGGAAGCGCCTCCCCCGATGCGCGGCAAGATGCCCTCGGCGCCCGACGTGCCGCCGCCGCCGACGCTCCCGGATCCGGGCGCGCAGTCGCCGCAGCTCGAAGAGGTCGCCGCGAAGACGCGCGTGTCGATCGTGGAGGCGCGTCCCTTGCCGCCGCCGTCGGAGCGGCTGCGACGCGTGCTCGAGATCGCGGACGATCCGCAGCCTTCGACGCTCGGCGAAGGGGAGCTCGTGCCGAGCTCGCAGCCCGTGGACACGATCCCGGAGCCACGCGGCCGCGCGCCGCGCATGATTTCGCTCACGTTGCTCGACGGCACGACGATCTCGCTGCCAGCGCCGCGCAAACAGAAGCAACGCGTGACTACGCTCGCGCAGCCGGCCGGCATGCCGATCGAGGAGGAGCTGCCGCCGTCGACGCTCGGGGCCGAGGACGACCGCGCAGGGCTCACGGCGAGGGATCTCGTGGCGGCGCTGCGCGCGGTTTGTCATGGCGCGGACGCGAAGGAGATCCTCGGGCCGAACCTCCGCTGGGAGGCCATCGCAGCCGCGCTCCTGTCGGTGCTGCTGCGCAAGGGGCTCGTCGCCGACTGGGAGTTCGTCGACGAGCTGAAGAAGATCTGACTAGCTGCCTTCTCCGTGCCGGATGACGCCGACGCGGGCGAGGTCGTCGATCTCCGCGTCGGAGAAACCCGCCTCGCGGAAGATCTCGCGCGTGTGCTCGCCCGAGCGCGGCGGCGGGGTGAAGGCGACGCCCTTCGGCGTGACGGGGAGCCGGATCTGCGGGATGTCGCCGCGCCCGCTCGGGATGTCGAAGAAGAGATCGCGCGCCTTCAAGAGCGGGTCGTCGCGGAGCTCGTTCGGGCGCACGACGGGCTCGAGGCAGCAGTCGTGCTTCTCGGCGATCGTGATCCACTCGTCGCGCGTCTTCGCGGCGAACGCCTCGCGCACGGCGGCCTTGATCTCGGCCTGGTGCGGGCCCGGCACGAGCGCCTCCATGCTCGGCTCGAGGCCGGCGGCGGCGCAGAAGGACATCCAGAACTTCGGCTCCAGCGCGCCGAGCGCGAAAGCGTGTCCGTCCTTCGAGAGGTACGTGCCGTAGGGCGCGATCCCGCCGACGAGCGCGTCGGTGCCGCGGGGGCGGGTCTCGCCAGCGAGCGCGGCGCCGATCGTGGCCGTGGCGAAGCCGAGGATGCCGTCGGTCATCGAGACGTCGAGCACGCGCCCCTCGCCCGTGCGATCACGCTCGGCGAGCGCGGCGAGGATGGCGATGACGGACCACATGCCTCCGCTCACGTCGGCGAGCTGGAAGCCGGGCGGCTGCGGCGGGCCGTCCTCGGGCCCTTGCGAGCCGAGCAAGCCGCCACGCGCGAGGTAGTCGATGTCGTGCCCGGCGCGGCTCCGCAGCGGTCCATCCTGGCCGTAGCCCGTGAGGGCGCAGATGACGAGCTTGGGGAATTTTGCGCGAAGCACGTCGTGCCCGAGGCCGAGGCGATCGAGGACGCCGGGGCGGAACTGCTCGAAGAGCACGTCGTACGAGCCGACGAGCCGCTCGAACGCCGCGCGTCCCTCGGGCCGCTTGAGGTCGAGGAGCGCGCTGCGTTTGCCGCGGTTCAAGAGCTGGAAGGCCGCGGACTCGCCGGCGATCGCGGGCGGCATGTGGCGGAGGTAGTCGCCGCCGACGAGGTCCTCGATCTTGTCGACGGTGGCGCCGAGATCGGCGAGCACGAGCGTCGCGAAGGGGCCGGGCAAGAGCCGCGAGAGGTCCAGGATCCGTTTGCCGACGAGGGGGCGCATGCGGTTTCCTTTGAGGTCAAACAAACATGGATGGCGGATGAACGAAGGCCGGCGGCCCTCGGACGGATCCGAGGAGGCGCCGGCCTCTTCCCGGGTGCGGGATCGATCAGAGCTCGAAGAGCTTGTTCAGCTTCATCGCGAGCATCTGGTTGCCCACGAACTTGAGCTTGCCCGCGAAGTAGAGCTGCATGCCGTTCGCCTGCGGGTTCTCGTAGAGCTTCTGGAAGTCGGTCGACGAGATCGTGATGGTCACGTCGGCGCCGCCGGGGTTGCCCGCCTGGGCGCTCGCGGCGTTCAGGTCGAGGAACCACTGGCCGCCGCCCTCGCCCGTGATGTCGAACTGGTACTTGCCGCCGATCGCCTTCGCCCCGTCGGGGTTCTTAGCGATCTTCGAGGGGACTTCTTCGTTGAAGAGCTTCTGGATGTCGACGGCCATGGTGCCTCCGGGCGAGCGTGCGCCGACGCGCGTCGGCAGCTCGGGTTCGATGGTCGCCGGGTGTAGCCGCGAGCGACGGGCCGCGTCAAGCGCCCGAAAGGACAACCGTTCGATGGCAAAATTGCGCTCGGGTTATGCGCGTGCCCGCGACGGCTGCTGCGAGGCGCGCGGCGCCTTGTCGAGGGCGGAACGCACGGGCAGGACGAAGAGCCGATCGATGGCGACACGCGCGTCGCGTGGCGGCGGATCCTCGGGCGGCGCCTGCATGAGGCGCAGGTCCCTGAGGAGGCTGCGATCGAGCTCGCCCTCCTCGCCGAACTCGTAAGGCAGGATCGAGGGCAAAAGCGCCACGAGCACGGCCTCGCTCCCGCCCTGCCGGATCGAGGTGCCCTGGTAGACGGCGACGGCCTGGCCGAAGGCCTCCTGGAAGACGAAGGGGCGCCACTCGAGGGGCGCGGTGAGGTCGAAGCGGCGCTCGCCGACGACGAGCTCGCGGCCGTCGAGCGTGAGCGGCGCGCCCCGCGCGTCCGAGAGGACGAGGCGCTCGACGCAGGCGGGATCGAGCTCCTCGACCGCGAAGACGAGCGCGGCGAAGTCCGAGGGCAAGAGCTCGAGCGGCGCGCCGTCGGGGCCGAGGGCCTCGAGCGCGGCGTCGTCGCCGACCGCGGTGAAGGCGCGATCGAAGAGCGCCCCGAGCGCGCGGCGCGCCGGCCCTTCGAACGTCGATCCCACGTAAAAGAGGCCCTCCGGCGAGCTCCAGACGGCGACCATGCGATCTCGCTTGGCGCTCGTGACGAGCGTCATGCCGAAGGGCTCGGCGAGGGGAACGACGTTCTCGGGCGGCCCGCTCTCCGGCTGGAAAAAGAGCCCATGACCGTCGACGCAGATGCCACGCGACGCGCCCGCGTCGGCCGAGCGCCTCCGCGATCCACGCACGAGAAGCGCGACCGCCGCCGTGGCGAGCGCGAGCGGCACGGTCACGCGGAGGACGAGGTTCTGCACGACCGCGACCACGACGAGCGCGAGGAGCAGGAGCGGCAAGACGTAGTCCCGAGAGGCG
This DNA window, taken from Polyangium spumosum, encodes the following:
- a CDS encoding CaiB/BaiF CoA transferase family protein, whose product is MRPLVGKRILDLSRLLPGPFATLVLADLGATVDKIEDLVGGDYLRHMPPAIAGESAAFQLLNRGKRSALLDLKRPEGRAAFERLVGSYDVLFEQFRPGVLDRLGLGHDVLRAKFPKLVICALTGYGQDGPLRSRAGHDIDYLARGGLLGSQGPEDGPPQPPGFQLADVSGGMWSVIAILAALAERDRTGEGRVLDVSMTDGILGFATATIGAALAGETRPRGTDALVGGIAPYGTYLSKDGHAFALGALEPKFWMSFCAAAGLEPSMEALVPGPHQAEIKAAVREAFAAKTRDEWITIAEKHDCCLEPVVRPNELRDDPLLKARDLFFDIPSGRGDIPQIRLPVTPKGVAFTPPPRSGEHTREIFREAGFSDAEIDDLARVGVIRHGEGS
- a CDS encoding IMP dehydrogenase → MSLREGAPRTRGAPSSKLADGSAGGPGRGARSFAAITPGAGAGATKAASRDYVLPLLLLALVVVAVVQNLVLRVTVPLALATAAVALLVRGSRRRSADAGASRGICVDGHGLFFQPESGPPENVVPLAEPFGMTLVTSAKRDRMVAVWSSPEGLFYVGSTFEGPARRALGALFDRAFTAVGDDAALEALGPDGAPLELLPSDFAALVFAVEELDPACVERLVLSDARGAPLTLDGRELVVGERRFDLTAPLEWRPFVFQEAFGQAVAVYQGTSIRQGGSEAVLVALLPSILPYEFGEEGELDRSLLRDLRLMQAPPEDPPPRDARVAIDRLFVLPVRSALDKAPRASQQPSRARA
- a CDS encoding SCP2 sterol-binding domain-containing protein, with translation MAVDIQKLFNEEVPSKIAKNPDGAKAIGGKYQFDITGEGGGQWFLDLNAASAQAGNPGGADVTITISSTDFQKLYENPQANGMQLYFAGKLKFVGNQMLAMKLNKLFEL
- a CDS encoding protein kinase domain-containing protein, yielding MQSRADDPLLGTTLPGGYVILELIGVGGMGRVYRAEQKALGRTVAVKIIHPHLLGDESASVRFITEARAASRLNHPNIVSVFDFGKSGNQLYLVMEFLRGRDLARVDYEEGPLPFRRIVDIMCQVLAGLAEAHHLGIIHRDLKPENVVLEPMRTGGDFVKVVDFGLAKMREVPSTHITSPGIVCGTPDYMSPEQGRGDPIDGRSDLYTCGVLLFQLLTGRLPFESESPTQVVLMHLTVPPPNPLDVAPARNIPLPLVDVTLRAMEKEVSRRYQTSDEFTLALRAAAAMLDRGAPPSSVSVEEPGVACGSCGTMAPRNQKFCGECGARISLQPPMSQPRRIAPPVSGPPPRVRLSSLPELPLPFVGRERDLEWLDSFRFDVDRTLATARIVGEGGMGKTRLLQEFIHLASVAGDYVVLTRPDPWGADVGYHVLREAIVALASLPHGGGEPHEWRGATPEARAGLMAIFGKKDRSAPHPSVNMWSKPPAGIVQPDDRRFTAAEALRWAIMRAHERNEGRLVLLAIDDLHAVDGASRNAFADVVVEPPIHPLLVVSTHLPGFDPGWAGATRVLEGLPLDLVSQMVAQPHAATLGQNGGRSISPLYLDQFLRFSSEGGTNPPARLGDLVAQRIERLPPEARRVLQAVTVLGDDAQMEDIERLLPSDRNTVQLLAVLRSAGMIEQELGGFRAAHPLLREIALATTPVAVRRDLHARALVGRDGEPLPLPLEVRALHAYHAQDTFEALMLLEQVADRAGDRGDRDGSVLALRRGLDLARRELFRGELDEPEKAVIIFSRKLGEALARASALTDADGVLREALDLAAGGLERARLLAALAFVAHERGRAKEASAFHAQALDLARTGGSSDLMASLERMRADWNAG